A stretch of Roseibium porphyridii DNA encodes these proteins:
- the pyrE gene encoding orotate phosphoribosyltransferase codes for MTRDEVLSLFREAGAYMEGHFILTSGLRSPVYLQKARVFMYPDKTETLCKALADKIRSSGLGQVDYIISPALGGLIPGYETARHLGVPAMWVEREDGEFRLRRFDLPKGAKVVIVEDIVTTGLSVRETVTSLKALGAEVVAVACLIDRSAGEADTSVPLIALTEYKVPVYEPDNLPPELAALPAVKPGSRGLS; via the coding sequence ATGACACGCGACGAAGTCTTGTCCTTGTTTCGCGAGGCAGGTGCCTACATGGAAGGGCACTTCATTCTGACGTCCGGGCTTCGCAGTCCGGTCTACCTGCAAAAGGCGCGGGTATTCATGTATCCGGACAAGACCGAGACGTTGTGCAAGGCACTGGCTGACAAAATCAGGTCCTCAGGGCTTGGACAGGTTGATTACATTATTTCACCTGCACTTGGCGGCCTTATCCCCGGTTATGAGACAGCTCGTCACCTGGGCGTCCCTGCAATGTGGGTGGAACGTGAAGATGGCGAATTTCGCTTACGCCGTTTTGACCTTCCGAAGGGTGCAAAAGTGGTTATTGTCGAAGATATCGTCACAACAGGCCTTTCAGTGCGCGAGACGGTAACCTCACTGAAAGCTCTTGGTGCTGAAGTGGTTGCAGTGGCTTGCCTGATCGACCGCTCTGCAGGCGAGGCGGACACATCCGTGCCTCTAATTGCGCTAACGGAATATAAGGTGCCTGTTTACGAACCGGATAACCTGCCTCCGGAACTGGCAGCCCTGCCCGCGGTCAAACCAGGCAGTCGCGGACTGAGCTGA